The Bacillus vallismortis genome window below encodes:
- a CDS encoding GntR family transcriptional regulator, protein MDDFKLDKPTPYYLQFYNQLKKMIFNGTFKPGERINETQLAKSFGVSRSPIREAMRLLEKDGLLKADDRNGFSITSLTAKDVDEIYKIRIPLEQLAVELVIDEADEEELAILEKQLEETEKAIHNGMEDTEIISLNQKFHELLVDFSHNKHLNNLLEHVNDLIHFCRILNYTGDHRAETILSEHRKIFEEVKKKNKKAAKQYVEAHFNHDCEHLKHLLEERKEN, encoded by the coding sequence ATGGACGATTTTAAATTAGACAAACCGACTCCTTACTACCTGCAATTTTATAACCAACTGAAAAAAATGATCTTCAACGGAACTTTTAAGCCGGGGGAACGGATAAACGAAACCCAGCTGGCGAAAAGCTTTGGTGTCAGCCGCTCTCCAATAAGGGAAGCCATGCGGCTGCTTGAAAAAGACGGTTTGTTAAAAGCAGATGACCGAAATGGATTTTCTATTACGTCGTTAACGGCAAAAGATGTAGATGAGATTTATAAAATCAGAATTCCGCTGGAGCAGCTGGCAGTTGAGTTAGTCATAGACGAAGCGGATGAGGAAGAGCTTGCCATTCTTGAAAAACAGCTTGAAGAAACAGAAAAAGCCATTCACAACGGAATGGAAGATACGGAAATCATCAGTTTAAACCAAAAGTTTCATGAGCTGCTTGTCGATTTTAGCCATAACAAACATTTGAACAATTTGCTTGAGCATGTAAATGATCTGATTCACTTTTGCAGAATCCTTAATTATACTGGCGACCACCGTGCAGAAACGATACTGAGTGAACACCGCAAAATATTTGAAGAAGTGAAAAAGAAAAACAAAAAAGCAGCCAAACAGTATGTGGAGGCTCATTTCAATCATGACTGTGAGCACTTGAAGCATTTGCTTGAAGAAAGAAAAGAGAATTGA
- a CDS encoding AzlC family ABC transporter permease: protein MISEKEMTHTKTDEPTFLQGFQDCVPTLIGYISVGLALGIVGVASHLSVMEIVLMSGLVFAGGAQFIMCALLAANSPMSAIILTTFIVNLRNFLLSAALAPHFSKYSLAKNVGIGMMVTDESFGVASNKIVKNEPINDRWMFGLNLTAYACWVLSCAAGAVFGKWITDPESFGLDFAVTAMFLALLVLQLEHVVPAKLKHYVSLMIYMVIAMVVFSFFMPSHLAVIISTVIVATIGVVTDK from the coding sequence ATGATATCTGAAAAAGAAATGACTCATACAAAAACTGACGAGCCAACATTCTTGCAAGGATTTCAAGATTGTGTTCCGACGCTGATCGGTTACATCAGTGTAGGCTTGGCTCTCGGAATCGTGGGGGTTGCGTCGCATTTAAGCGTAATGGAAATTGTGTTAATGTCAGGATTGGTTTTTGCAGGCGGCGCCCAGTTCATTATGTGTGCGTTGTTAGCGGCGAACAGCCCGATGTCCGCCATTATTCTGACTACGTTTATTGTGAATTTGCGGAATTTTCTATTAAGCGCCGCGCTTGCTCCTCATTTTTCAAAGTATTCACTGGCGAAAAATGTAGGTATCGGCATGATGGTGACAGATGAATCGTTCGGTGTTGCTTCAAATAAGATTGTCAAAAACGAGCCCATTAACGATCGCTGGATGTTCGGTTTAAATCTTACAGCATATGCGTGCTGGGTGCTGTCTTGTGCGGCGGGGGCTGTTTTTGGCAAGTGGATTACCGATCCGGAATCGTTCGGACTGGATTTTGCGGTGACGGCTATGTTTTTAGCGCTGCTGGTTCTTCAACTGGAACATGTTGTGCCGGCGAAGCTTAAACATTATGTATCACTCATGATCTATATGGTGATTGCCATGGTTGTTTTTTCTTTCTTTATGCCGTCTCATCTTGCGGTCATCATATCAACGGTTATCGTAGCCACAATCGGGGTGGTGACGGATAAATGA
- a CDS encoding MarR family transcriptional regulator: MMSQSLIYQLIMLTRKKGWVLASFCSEEAEILYQLQGVNKVIGVKFEACTGISQSRLELLSLLYHADEISQSDLQKKVNIDSAAVTRHLKQLEAKGMVSRRRKPEDNRITLVRLTDRGRERIESSKQEKERFMKEMLANVSADERRLLIDVLARMRNNIDNIEA; this comes from the coding sequence TTGATGAGTCAATCATTGATATATCAATTAATTATGTTGACAAGAAAGAAGGGATGGGTTTTGGCGTCATTTTGTTCAGAGGAAGCCGAGATTTTATATCAGCTGCAAGGCGTGAACAAGGTGATTGGCGTGAAGTTCGAGGCATGCACGGGTATCAGCCAATCTCGTTTGGAATTGCTGTCATTGCTTTATCATGCAGATGAGATCAGTCAAAGCGACCTTCAAAAGAAAGTAAATATTGATAGCGCCGCCGTCACTAGACACCTAAAACAGCTGGAAGCCAAAGGCATGGTCTCAAGACGGCGCAAACCTGAGGACAACCGCATCACCCTTGTTCGGTTAACAGATCGAGGAAGAGAGCGGATCGAGTCTTCTAAGCAAGAAAAGGAGCGTTTCATGAAGGAAATGCTCGCAAATGTAAGTGCAGACGAGCGCCGCCTGCTCATTGATGTGCTGGCGCGTATGCGTAACAACATAGACAATATCGAAGCTTAA
- a CDS encoding nitroreductase family protein, with amino-acid sequence MIKTNDFMEIMKGRRSIRNYDPTVKISKEEMTAILEESTTAPSSVNAQPWRFLVIDSPEGKEKLAPLASFNQTQVTTSSAVIAVFADMNNADYLEEIYSKAVELGYMPQEVKDRQIAALTAHFEKLPAQVNRETILIDGGLVSMQLMLTARAHGYDTNPIGGYDKENIAETFGLDKERYVPVMLLSIGKAADEGYASYRLPIDTIAEWK; translated from the coding sequence ATGATCAAAACAAACGATTTTATGGAAATTATGAAAGGCCGCCGTTCTATTCGCAACTATGATCCGACGGTGAAAATCAGCAAAGAAGAGATGACAGCAATCTTAGAAGAATCAACAACGGCGCCATCTTCTGTCAACGCTCAGCCATGGCGTTTTCTCGTCATCGACAGCCCGGAAGGAAAAGAAAAGCTCGCACCGCTTGCAAGCTTCAACCAAACGCAAGTCACAACATCATCTGCTGTCATCGCTGTATTTGCAGACATGAACAATGCTGACTATCTAGAAGAAATCTATTCAAAAGCGGTGGAACTCGGTTATATGCCGCAGGAGGTAAAAGACAGACAAATCGCCGCGCTGACAGCTCATTTTGAAAAGCTTCCGGCGCAGGTGAACCGCGAAACGATCCTGATTGACGGCGGTCTCGTTTCAATGCAGCTGATGCTGACTGCACGCGCGCACGGCTACGATACAAACCCGATCGGCGGATACGATAAAGAAAACATCGCGGAAACCTTCGGATTAGATAAAGAACGTTATGTACCGGTCATGCTTCTTTCTATCGGAAAAGCAGCAGACGAAGGCTATGCTTCCTACCGTTTGCCAATTGATACAATTGCAGAATGGAAGTAA
- a CDS encoding sulfite exporter TauE/SafE family protein — translation MLIILVMFLLGIILGFIGAGGAGFVIALLTLLFHVPIHTALGTSLAGMAFTSLSGAYSHYREGNIQMKIGLIVGCFAAVGSFFGAKLTSFIPADLLHYLTAGMLFLSAILILIRLFLLKEKAQMNQSHLSTYTRAVILGIVSGVLSGTFGIGSAPFIQIGLMIMLNLSIRHSVGTTMLVIIPLAVGGGIGYITEGFVDYILLIKVLVGTMCGAYVGAKFTNLMPKVVLKSAIFLTPAIAGLLLLF, via the coding sequence ATGCTCATTATTCTTGTTATGTTTCTTCTCGGGATTATTTTAGGCTTTATAGGTGCCGGGGGTGCAGGCTTTGTCATTGCACTTTTAACTCTTCTTTTCCATGTTCCTATTCATACGGCTTTAGGCACTTCCCTCGCCGGGATGGCTTTCACCAGCTTATCAGGGGCATACAGCCACTATCGTGAAGGCAACATTCAAATGAAAATCGGCTTAATAGTCGGATGCTTTGCTGCGGTCGGCTCATTTTTCGGCGCCAAACTGACATCGTTCATTCCGGCTGATTTGCTTCATTATTTGACGGCGGGAATGTTGTTTTTATCAGCGATTCTCATTTTAATCAGATTGTTTCTTTTAAAAGAGAAGGCTCAAATGAATCAGAGCCATCTTTCAACGTATACGAGAGCGGTCATCTTAGGAATTGTTTCCGGCGTTCTTTCCGGCACATTCGGCATAGGGTCGGCGCCTTTTATTCAAATCGGTTTAATGATCATGCTGAACCTGTCTATTCGCCATTCTGTCGGAACGACGATGCTTGTGATCATTCCCCTCGCTGTAGGTGGAGGAATCGGATACATTACAGAAGGTTTTGTCGATTATATACTGCTGATCAAAGTCTTGGTCGGCACGATGTGCGGTGCCTATGTAGGTGCGAAATTCACCAACCTTATGCCAAAGGTGGTTCTGAAATCGGCCATCTTCTTGACTCCGGCGATTGCGGGCCTGCTGTTATTATTCTAA
- a CDS encoding MMPL family transporter — translation MRAIIKFKWAIAASILALTVILSLFSPNVTELANQKGQAQLPADAVSEKANAILKQAGEDNNLISMVFTLDHALKKETEDQLRTMIDKVKKIDGVEDVTSPLTAEKEVKDQLISKDKKTILVPVTITGSDKKAEKIADDMYKIVPDDLTAYITGASLINQDFAHSSEEGLKKTEVITVCLIIGLLLIVFRSVVTPFIPIVVVGFSYLISQSILGILVYNVDFPISTFTQTFLVAILFGIGTDYCILLLTRFREELANGHEKKEAALIAYRTGGKTLFISGFAVLIGFSALGFAKFAIFQSAVGVAVGVGILMIILYTLLPLFMVTLGEKLFWPSKKVLSHSDNKLWAFLGRHSVVRPFLFIVITVIITLPFILTYDDQISFDSTAEISSDYKSIKALEAIKDGFGEGKAFPINVVVKGDKELSTADTIPYLGNVSKAIEKVDHVDSVMTITQPTGEKIKDLYIDKQLGLVSDGLDKTGKGIADVQSGLTDIENGMNQMAGQTGSASNSSSGGSLGDAADGLDKINQQLQLVSKQISQTGNTAQTVQTVQQLTAISGQLGQIQTGLEQADQQLSGQQAQAGTLTESLKKLAAGVKSANDGLTKITDGITASSDMLEDMSKSSTVRDTGIFIPDQVMKDKDFKKSIDQYSFADGKGVQLSVVLDSNPYSEQAITTMNQIKKAVANEVDGTPLEDAQIVYGGVTSVNADLKELSTTDFSRTMVIMIIGLFIVLTILFRSMIMPIYMIASLLLTYYTSISITELIFVNGLGNAGVSWAVPFFSFVILIALGVDYSIFLLDRFKEEVHLGIEQGVIRSMSKMGSVIITAAIILAGTFAAMMPSGVNTLMQVASVIIIGLLLYGLVILPLFMPAIIVTFGEGNWWPFRRKKIKE, via the coding sequence ATGAGAGCAATCATCAAATTCAAGTGGGCGATTGCAGCCTCTATATTAGCACTTACCGTTATACTGAGTTTGTTTTCTCCGAACGTAACGGAGCTGGCGAATCAAAAGGGGCAGGCCCAGCTTCCCGCTGATGCTGTTTCAGAAAAAGCAAATGCCATTTTAAAACAAGCGGGAGAAGACAATAATTTGATCAGTATGGTCTTTACATTAGACCACGCTTTGAAAAAAGAGACAGAAGATCAGCTCCGCACAATGATCGATAAAGTCAAAAAGATCGACGGTGTAGAAGATGTAACGTCTCCTCTTACAGCGGAAAAAGAAGTCAAAGACCAATTAATCTCGAAAGACAAGAAAACCATCCTCGTTCCTGTCACGATTACAGGTTCTGATAAAAAGGCGGAAAAAATCGCGGATGACATGTATAAAATCGTCCCTGATGATTTGACGGCATATATAACGGGAGCCTCCCTCATCAATCAGGATTTCGCCCACAGTTCAGAGGAAGGGCTCAAGAAAACGGAAGTGATCACAGTCTGCTTGATCATCGGTTTACTGCTGATCGTGTTCCGCTCTGTTGTGACGCCTTTTATCCCGATTGTGGTTGTCGGGTTTTCATATCTGATCAGTCAATCCATATTGGGCATTCTCGTGTACAATGTTGATTTTCCTATCTCGACGTTTACGCAAACCTTCTTAGTCGCCATCCTGTTCGGCATCGGAACAGATTACTGCATACTGCTTCTGACCCGATTCCGTGAAGAATTGGCAAATGGACATGAAAAAAAAGAAGCGGCGTTAATCGCTTATCGTACAGGGGGAAAAACCTTATTTATCAGCGGATTTGCGGTATTGATCGGGTTTTCTGCGTTAGGCTTTGCGAAGTTTGCGATTTTCCAATCAGCAGTAGGAGTCGCAGTCGGTGTGGGAATTTTAATGATCATCCTCTATACACTGCTGCCATTATTTATGGTGACACTGGGTGAAAAGTTATTCTGGCCTTCTAAGAAAGTGCTGTCGCACAGTGATAATAAATTATGGGCGTTTCTCGGCAGACATTCGGTTGTGCGTCCGTTTCTGTTTATTGTCATTACGGTGATCATCACGCTTCCGTTCATCTTGACCTATGATGACCAGATTTCATTCGATTCGACTGCAGAGATCAGCAGCGATTATAAATCAATAAAAGCTCTTGAGGCTATCAAAGATGGATTCGGTGAAGGGAAAGCGTTCCCGATCAATGTTGTCGTGAAAGGAGACAAAGAACTCTCAACAGCTGATACAATCCCTTATCTCGGAAATGTCAGCAAAGCGATTGAGAAAGTCGATCATGTGGACTCTGTCATGACCATCACGCAGCCGACTGGAGAAAAAATCAAAGATTTATATATTGATAAACAGCTAGGCTTGGTTTCAGACGGGCTGGATAAGACGGGTAAAGGAATTGCCGATGTCCAGAGCGGTTTAACGGATATAGAAAACGGAATGAATCAAATGGCGGGGCAAACGGGCTCAGCCTCAAATAGCAGCTCCGGCGGTTCACTGGGTGATGCGGCAGACGGTTTAGACAAAATCAATCAGCAGCTGCAGCTTGTGAGCAAACAGATTTCCCAAACCGGCAATACCGCACAGACCGTACAGACCGTACAGCAGCTTACGGCAATCAGCGGACAGCTTGGACAGATTCAAACCGGCCTTGAACAAGCGGACCAGCAGCTCTCAGGCCAGCAGGCACAAGCCGGAACGCTGACAGAAAGCCTGAAGAAGCTGGCTGCAGGCGTGAAGAGCGCAAATGATGGCCTGACGAAAATCACTGACGGCATAACAGCTTCCAGTGATATGTTAGAGGATATGAGCAAAAGCTCAACCGTAAGGGATACAGGCATATTCATTCCTGATCAAGTCATGAAAGATAAAGACTTTAAGAAGTCAATTGATCAATATTCATTTGCAGATGGCAAAGGCGTGCAATTAAGCGTCGTCCTGGATTCTAATCCTTATTCAGAACAGGCCATTACAACAATGAACCAAATCAAAAAAGCTGTAGCAAACGAAGTTGACGGCACTCCTCTCGAGGACGCACAGATCGTATACGGCGGGGTCACGAGCGTGAATGCGGACTTAAAAGAGCTGTCCACAACGGACTTCTCCAGAACAATGGTGATTATGATTATAGGTCTGTTTATTGTATTAACCATTTTATTCCGCTCGATGATCATGCCGATTTATATGATCGCGTCATTGCTGCTGACATACTATACGTCGATCTCCATAACAGAATTGATTTTTGTGAACGGCCTGGGAAATGCCGGCGTCAGCTGGGCAGTACCATTCTTCAGCTTTGTCATCTTGATCGCGTTAGGCGTAGATTATTCGATCTTCTTGCTTGACCGATTTAAGGAAGAGGTGCACCTTGGCATTGAACAAGGTGTCATCAGATCAATGAGCAAAATGGGATCAGTCATTATTACGGCGGCCATTATTTTGGCCGGCACGTTCGCGGCGATGATGCCCTCGGGCGTCAATACGCTGATGCAGGTGGCAAGTGTTATCATTATCGGACTGTTGCTTTACGGCCTCGTCATTCTTCCGCTCTTTATGCCGGCAATCATCGTGACCTTTGGAGAAGGCAACTGGTGGCCATTTAGAAGGAAGAAAATCAAAGAATAA
- a CDS encoding helix-turn-helix domain-containing protein yields the protein MDDIQAIIAMNLVKLRKNRNLTLDQVSELTGVSKAMLGQIEKGKSTPTVTTLWKIANGLQVSFSVFLKEDKPIVRKINLRDIEPVTDNEENYSVYPFFPYNPETKFEIYVVDLKPGCIHEAKTHLGEEYLFIKEGELTVNLQGQEHMLASGDALQFTGSTPHSYINSSEDTASFFLLMFYPEPQE from the coding sequence ATGGATGATATCCAAGCCATTATTGCAATGAATCTGGTCAAACTTAGAAAAAACAGAAACCTGACTCTTGATCAAGTTTCTGAATTAACGGGTGTCAGCAAAGCGATGCTCGGACAAATCGAAAAAGGAAAGTCCACCCCGACTGTCACTACACTATGGAAGATCGCAAACGGGCTTCAAGTCTCCTTTTCTGTATTTCTGAAAGAAGACAAGCCGATAGTTAGAAAAATTAATCTGAGGGATATTGAACCTGTTACAGATAATGAAGAAAACTACAGCGTCTACCCTTTTTTCCCCTACAATCCTGAAACAAAGTTTGAAATTTACGTTGTTGATCTGAAACCTGGATGTATTCATGAAGCAAAAACACATTTAGGAGAAGAATATCTTTTCATTAAAGAAGGCGAATTAACGGTTAATCTGCAGGGCCAGGAGCACATGCTCGCTTCAGGAGACGCCCTGCAGTTTACAGGGTCAACCCCGCACAGCTACATCAATTCTTCTGAAGACACGGCCAGCTTTTTTCTGCTGATGTTTTATCCTGAACCGCAAGAATAA
- a CDS encoding AzlD domain-containing protein, whose amino-acid sequence MSVNIYILMVIIGCALVTMIPRVIPFLVVRNITLPKPVLKWLSYVPVCILTALVVKDCMIQSNDTLQLNWPAAVILIPTLLIAMKTKSLSITVITGVLLMAGLRLWA is encoded by the coding sequence ATGAGTGTCAATATATACATCTTGATGGTGATTATCGGCTGTGCGCTGGTCACGATGATTCCCCGCGTCATTCCCTTTTTAGTTGTTCGAAATATCACTTTGCCGAAGCCCGTGCTCAAGTGGCTTTCCTATGTGCCGGTCTGTATATTGACAGCACTTGTCGTAAAGGATTGTATGATTCAGTCAAATGATACTCTTCAATTGAATTGGCCCGCAGCCGTTATCTTGATCCCGACTCTCTTGATTGCGATGAAAACGAAAAGTTTATCCATTACTGTGATCACCGGCGTTCTTCTTATGGCGGGTTTGCGATTATGGGCATAA
- a CDS encoding MFS transporter: MLQNPTGKERLALAFLLGMLAILGPLNIDMYLPSFPEIANDLSASASLVQLSLTACLVGLTIGQLIVGPVSDAQGRRKPLLICIFLFALSSLFCALSPNITTLVAARFLQGFTASAGLVLSRAIVRDVFTGRELSKFFSLLMVITAVAPMVAPMTGGAILLLPFATWHTIFHLLTIIGFLLVLLIAFRLKETLPPEKRIPSSIGTSVKTMGSLLKDRSFMGYALTVGFIHGGSFAYVSGTPFVYQGIYGVSPQVFSILFGINGLAIISGSFMIGRFGGIIHEKKLLRIAVITAMIATAVLLTMTMIHGPLATLVISIFIYMITIGMVLTSTFTLAMEKQGHRAGSASALLGMLPLLLGSIVSPFVGINETTAIPMGAIMFVTAVIGSLAFFGLTKERAEQKT; the protein is encoded by the coding sequence ATGCTGCAAAACCCAACTGGAAAAGAACGCTTGGCATTGGCGTTTCTGCTCGGCATGCTTGCTATATTGGGCCCGCTTAATATCGATATGTATTTGCCAAGTTTTCCTGAAATCGCGAATGATTTATCAGCAAGCGCTTCACTTGTACAGTTAAGTTTAACAGCCTGTCTGGTCGGGCTTACCATCGGCCAGCTGATTGTCGGGCCGGTCAGTGATGCGCAGGGAAGACGGAAGCCGCTATTAATCTGTATTTTTTTATTTGCGCTATCTTCTCTGTTTTGTGCGCTGTCGCCCAATATTACAACATTAGTGGCTGCGCGTTTTTTACAGGGGTTCACAGCTTCAGCAGGGCTTGTGCTGTCTCGCGCCATCGTCCGCGATGTGTTTACCGGAAGAGAGCTTTCTAAATTTTTCTCACTGTTAATGGTCATTACAGCAGTTGCGCCAATGGTAGCACCTATGACAGGCGGCGCCATTTTGCTTTTGCCATTTGCAACGTGGCATACGATTTTTCACTTGTTAACGATCATCGGATTTTTACTTGTTCTTTTGATTGCATTTAGACTAAAAGAAACGCTGCCGCCGGAAAAAAGGATTCCAAGCTCAATCGGAACATCTGTCAAAACGATGGGCAGCCTGCTGAAGGATCGGTCCTTTATGGGGTACGCGTTAACTGTTGGGTTTATACATGGAGGAAGCTTTGCATATGTGTCCGGTACCCCATTTGTATACCAGGGTATTTACGGGGTGTCGCCGCAGGTGTTTAGTATTCTGTTTGGCATTAACGGCCTGGCGATTATATCGGGCAGCTTTATGATCGGGCGCTTTGGCGGAATCATCCATGAAAAAAAACTGCTTCGCATAGCGGTCATTACAGCTATGATTGCGACGGCTGTGCTTTTGACTATGACCATGATTCACGGCCCTCTGGCCACACTAGTCATATCCATCTTCATTTACATGATTACAATTGGCATGGTTTTGACCAGCACGTTTACGCTGGCCATGGAGAAGCAGGGGCACCGAGCCGGAAGCGCAAGCGCGCTGCTCGGCATGCTGCCGCTTCTCCTCGGATCGATCGTCTCCCCGTTTGTAGGCATTAATGAAACGACTGCCATTCCAATGGGAGCGATCATGTTTGTGACAGCGGTCATCGGCTCGCTGGCGTTTTTTGGATTAACGAAAGAACGAGCGGAGCAAAAAACCTGA